The following are from one region of the Tenacibaculum dicentrarchi genome:
- a CDS encoding DNA-directed RNA polymerase subunit alpha: MAILNFQKPDKVIMIESTDFSGRFEFRPLEPGFGLTVGNALRRVLLSSLEGFAITSLRVDGVDHEFSTIQGVVEDVTEIILNLKQVRFKKQIEDTDRETVSIAVSGQEQFTAGDLQKFMSGFQVLNSDLVLFNLDKSVSFNAEITIEKGRGFVPAEENKRPGAPLGTIFTDSIYTPIKNVKYAVENFRVEQKTDFEKLVFDIDTDGSINPKDALTEAAKILIHHFMLFSDERITLEADEIAQTETYDEESLHMRQLLKTKLVDMDLSVRALNCLKAAEVDTLGDLVSFNKSDLMKFRNFGKKSLTELDELVANKSLNFGMDLSKYKLDRD, translated from the coding sequence ATGGCAATTTTAAATTTTCAAAAGCCTGATAAAGTAATAATGATTGAATCTACTGATTTTTCAGGAAGATTTGAATTCAGACCTCTTGAACCAGGTTTTGGATTAACAGTTGGTAACGCTTTAAGAAGAGTATTATTATCTTCATTAGAAGGTTTTGCTATTACATCATTACGTGTTGACGGTGTTGATCATGAATTTTCAACAATTCAAGGAGTTGTAGAAGATGTTACTGAAATCATCTTAAATTTAAAACAAGTTCGTTTTAAGAAACAAATTGAAGATACTGATAGAGAAACAGTATCAATAGCTGTATCTGGGCAAGAGCAATTTACTGCAGGAGATTTACAGAAATTTATGTCAGGTTTTCAAGTACTAAATTCAGATTTAGTATTATTTAACTTAGATAAATCTGTAAGTTTTAACGCTGAAATCACTATCGAAAAAGGTAGAGGTTTTGTGCCAGCAGAAGAGAACAAAAGACCAGGTGCGCCTTTAGGAACAATTTTTACAGATTCTATTTACACTCCTATAAAGAATGTAAAGTATGCTGTTGAAAATTTTCGTGTAGAGCAAAAGACCGATTTCGAAAAATTAGTTTTCGATATTGATACTGATGGTTCTATTAACCCTAAGGATGCTTTAACAGAGGCTGCAAAAATTTTAATCCACCACTTTATGTTATTCTCTGATGAGCGTATCACTTTAGAGGCAGATGAAATTGCACAAACTGAAACATACGATGAGGAATCATTACATATGCGTCAGTTATTAAAGACGAAATTAGTAGATATGGATTTATCTGTTCGTGCTTTAAACTGTTTAAAAGCGGCTGAAGTAGATACTTTAGGAGACTTAGTATCATTCAATAAAAGTGACTTAATGAAGTTTAGAAACTTTGGTAAAAAATCATTAACTGAATTAGATGAGTTAGTGGCTAATAAAAGCCTTAATTTTGGAATGGATTTAAGCAAATACAAATTAGATAGAGATTAA
- the rpsM gene encoding 30S ribosomal protein S13 — protein sequence MARIAGIDIPKNKRGVIALTYIFGIGNSRAKEVLAETKIDESIKVQDWSDDQIAAIREQVGSFTIEGELRSEVQLSIKRLMDIGCQRGIRHRLGLPLRGQRTKNNSRTRKGKRKTVANKKK from the coding sequence ATGGCAAGAATAGCAGGTATTGATATTCCAAAGAATAAAAGAGGTGTTATCGCTTTAACTTACATCTTTGGTATAGGAAACAGTAGAGCTAAAGAAGTTTTAGCAGAGACAAAAATAGACGAAAGTATCAAAGTTCAAGATTGGAGCGATGATCAAATTGCAGCAATTCGTGAACAAGTAGGTAGTTTTACTATTGAAGGTGAGTTACGTTCTGAGGTTCAATTAAGCATTAAGCGTTTAATGGATATCGGATGTCAAAGAGGTATACGTCATAGACTTGGCTTACCTTTAAGAGGTCAAAGAACAAAGAATAATTCTCGTACTAGAAAAGGTAAGAGAAAAACTGTAGCTAACAAGAAAAAATAA
- the rplO gene encoding 50S ribosomal protein L15 produces MSLHNLKPAVGSTKSRKRIARGEGSGKGGTATRGHNGQKSRSGYSRKIGFEGGQMPLQRRVPKFGFTNINRKEYVGVNLEKLQELVESGKISDTVTLEILVENRLARKNDLVKILGNGELKAKLNVTVHKFTATAKAAIEAAGGEVVTL; encoded by the coding sequence ATGAGTTTACATAACTTAAAACCTGCAGTAGGATCTACAAAGAGCCGTAAACGTATAGCACGTGGAGAGGGTTCTGGTAAAGGAGGAACTGCAACAAGAGGTCATAATGGTCAGAAATCTCGTTCTGGTTATTCTCGTAAAATAGGATTTGAAGGAGGTCAGATGCCACTTCAAAGACGTGTGCCTAAATTTGGTTTCACAAACATTAATCGTAAAGAGTATGTTGGTGTTAATTTAGAGAAATTACAAGAATTAGTAGAAAGCGGAAAGATTTCAGATACAGTAACTTTAGAGATTTTAGTAGAAAATCGTTTAGCTCGTAAAAATGACTTAGTAAAAATACTAGGAAATGGTGAGTTAAAAGCTAAATTAAACGTAACCGTACACAAATTTACTGCAACAGCAAAAGCGGCTATTGAAGCTGCAGGAGGTGAGGTAGTTACATTATAA
- the infA gene encoding translation initiation factor IF-1, whose amino-acid sequence MAKQPAIQQDGTITEALSNAMFRVELENGHIVTAHISGKMRMHYIKLLPGDKVKLEMSPYDLSKARITYRY is encoded by the coding sequence ATGGCTAAACAACCAGCAATTCAACAAGATGGAACAATCACTGAAGCATTATCAAATGCAATGTTTCGTGTAGAATTAGAAAACGGACATATTGTTACGGCTCACATTTCAGGGAAAATGCGTATGCATTATATCAAACTATTACCAGGGGATAAGGTAAAGTTAGAAATGAGCCCATATGATTTATCAAAGGCAAGAATTACTTACAGATATTAA
- the secY gene encoding preprotein translocase subunit SecY, which yields MNFVNTLKDIWKIEELKEKLLLTFGLIAVYRFMSTVPLPGIDPTQLTALQDSTSGGLLGLLNAFTGGAFARASVMALGIMPYISASIVVQLMGIAVPYLQKLQKDGESGRKKITQITRWLTIAITLFQAPTYIGIIQNQMGLGPEAFLVPGVTFWVSSIILLTAGTVFAMWLGERITDKGVGNGISLLITVGILANFPAAFIQELASKLTAGAGGMMMILIELIVWFVVILLTVLLVTAVRKVPVQYARRTAVTDIKDVDGARQYIPLKLNASGVMPIIFAQAIMFLPVALGQKFPALNSLTDNFGLWYNVIFAVLIIVFSYFYTAITIPTNKMAEDLKRSNGFVPGYKPGEETANYLDAVLSKITFPGSLFLAALSILPAIIVKFGVTQNWAMFFGGTSLIIMVGVAIDTIQQINSYLLNSRYDGLMKTGNSNRKSLK from the coding sequence ATGAATTTTGTAAATACATTAAAAGACATTTGGAAGATAGAAGAGTTAAAAGAGAAATTACTTTTAACCTTTGGTTTAATTGCTGTTTACCGTTTTATGTCGACGGTTCCATTACCTGGAATTGACCCGACACAATTAACAGCTTTGCAAGACAGTACTTCAGGTGGACTTTTGGGTTTATTAAACGCATTTACAGGTGGGGCATTTGCTAGAGCGTCAGTAATGGCTCTTGGTATAATGCCTTATATTTCTGCTTCGATTGTAGTTCAGTTAATGGGTATTGCGGTACCATATTTACAAAAACTACAAAAAGATGGAGAAAGTGGACGTAAGAAGATTACGCAAATTACAAGATGGTTAACAATTGCTATTACATTGTTTCAAGCACCAACCTATATTGGGATTATTCAAAACCAAATGGGATTAGGACCTGAAGCTTTTTTAGTACCAGGGGTTACCTTTTGGGTATCATCAATTATTCTTTTAACTGCAGGAACAGTTTTTGCAATGTGGTTAGGAGAACGTATTACAGACAAAGGAGTTGGTAATGGTATTTCATTATTAATTACAGTAGGTATTTTAGCGAATTTTCCAGCAGCTTTTATTCAAGAGCTAGCATCTAAATTAACAGCTGGGGCAGGAGGTATGATGATGATTCTAATAGAATTAATAGTTTGGTTTGTAGTGATTTTGTTAACCGTATTATTAGTTACAGCAGTACGTAAAGTTCCCGTTCAATACGCACGTCGGACAGCAGTTACTGATATTAAAGATGTTGACGGTGCTCGCCAGTATATTCCTTTAAAATTGAATGCATCAGGTGTAATGCCAATTATTTTTGCACAAGCTATTATGTTTTTACCAGTAGCTTTAGGACAGAAATTTCCAGCATTAAATAGTTTAACTGACAACTTCGGATTATGGTATAACGTTATTTTTGCGGTATTAATTATTGTATTTAGTTATTTTTATACGGCGATTACAATCCCTACAAATAAAATGGCTGAAGACTTAAAAAGAAGTAATGGTTTTGTCCCAGGGTATAAACCAGGAGAGGAAACAGCAAATTATTTAGATGCTGTGTTATCGAAGATAACATTTCCAGGGTCTTTATTTTTAGCAGCTTTATCTATTTTACCAGCAATTATTGTAAAGTTTGGGGTAACTCAAAACTGGGCAATGTTTTTTGGAGGTACTTCTTTAATCATTATGGTTGGAGTTGCAATAGATACCATACAGCAAATTAACTCGTATTTATTAAACAGTCGTTATGATGGATTAATGAAAACAGGTAACAGTAACAGAAAATCATTAAAATAA
- the rpsK gene encoding 30S ribosomal protein S11, whose amino-acid sequence MAKSKVAKKRKVVIESVGEAHVTASFNNIIISLTNKKGDVISWSSAGKMGFRGSKKNTPYAAQLAAEDCANVAKEAGLRKVKVYVKGPGNGRESAIRSIHNAGIEVTEIVDVTPIPHNGCRPPKRRRV is encoded by the coding sequence ATGGCAAAGTCTAAAGTAGCAAAAAAACGTAAAGTTGTAATAGAATCAGTTGGTGAAGCTCACGTAACTGCATCTTTTAACAATATTATTATTTCTTTAACAAACAAAAAAGGTGACGTTATTTCTTGGTCATCTGCAGGTAAAATGGGTTTCAGAGGTTCTAAAAAGAACACTCCGTATGCAGCTCAATTAGCCGCAGAAGACTGTGCAAACGTTGCAAAAGAAGCAGGTTTACGTAAAGTAAAGGTGTATGTTAAAGGACCAGGTAACGGTAGAGAATCTGCAATCAGATCTATTCATAATGCTGGAATCGAAGTGACTGAAATTGTTGATGTTACTCCTATTCCTCATAACGGATGTCGTCCACCAAAAAGAAGAAGAGTATAA
- the rpmD gene encoding 50S ribosomal protein L30, producing the protein MSKIKVTQVRSKIGRLKSQKATLEALGLRKLNQTVEHNATAQILGMVKTVSHLVSVEEIK; encoded by the coding sequence ATGAGTAAAATTAAAGTTACACAAGTAAGAAGTAAAATTGGTCGCCTTAAAAGTCAAAAAGCAACGTTAGAGGCATTAGGTTTACGCAAATTGAACCAAACTGTAGAGCACAATGCAACAGCTCAAATTTTGGGAATGGTAAAAACAGTTTCACACTTAGTTTCTGTAGAGGAAATTAAATAA
- the rplR gene encoding 50S ribosomal protein L18, which yields MALSKLERRQRIKYRIRKVVTGTAVKPRLSVFRSNKEIYAQLIDDVAGVTLAAASSRDKEITAGSKSEAAAAVGKAIAERAAAKGFETISFDRNGFLYHGRIKVLAEAAREAGLKF from the coding sequence ATGGCATTATCAAAGCTTGAAAGAAGACAACGAATTAAGTATAGAATTAGAAAAGTTGTTACTGGAACAGCTGTTAAACCTAGGTTGTCAGTTTTTAGAAGTAACAAAGAAATTTATGCTCAATTAATTGATGACGTTGCTGGTGTAACATTAGCTGCTGCATCATCAAGAGATAAAGAAATTACAGCTGGTTCTAAATCAGAAGCTGCTGCCGCAGTAGGTAAAGCAATTGCTGAAAGAGCTGCTGCAAAAGGTTTTGAAACTATTTCTTTTGATAGAAATGGGTTTTTATACCACGGTAGAATTAAAGTATTAGCTGAAGCTGCTAGAGAAGCTGGTTTAAAATTTTAA
- the ykgO gene encoding type B 50S ribosomal protein L36 has product MKVRASLKKRSAECKIVRRKGRLYVINKKNPRFKQRQG; this is encoded by the coding sequence ATGAAAGTAAGAGCATCATTAAAGAAAAGAAGCGCCGAGTGCAAGATTGTACGAAGAAAAGGCAGATTATACGTAATAAATAAAAAGAATCCTAGATTTAAACAAAGACAAGGGTAA
- the rpsE gene encoding 30S ribosomal protein S5, with the protein MMLGYKNVERVKPSGLELVDKLVGVQRVTKVTKGGRAFGFSAIVIVGDGNGVVGHGLGKSKDVASAIAKAIEDAKKSLVRIPLLDGTLPHEQKGKFGGAKVFIKPASHGTGVIAGGAVRSVLESVGVKDVLSKSQGSSNPHNVVKATFDALLQLRNAATIAKQRGISLEKVFNG; encoded by the coding sequence ATTATGTTAGGATATAAAAACGTAGAAAGAGTAAAACCAAGCGGATTAGAGCTTGTAGATAAATTAGTAGGTGTACAGCGTGTTACCAAAGTAACTAAAGGGGGTAGAGCATTTGGTTTCTCTGCAATCGTAATAGTTGGAGACGGTAATGGTGTTGTTGGTCATGGATTAGGAAAGTCTAAAGATGTTGCTTCTGCAATTGCTAAAGCGATTGAAGATGCTAAGAAGAGTTTAGTACGTATTCCTCTTTTAGACGGAACCTTACCTCATGAACAGAAAGGTAAATTTGGTGGTGCGAAAGTATTTATCAAGCCTGCCTCTCATGGTACAGGAGTTATCGCCGGTGGTGCAGTACGTTCAGTATTGGAATCAGTTGGTGTTAAAGACGTATTATCAAAATCTCAAGGATCTTCAAATCCTCATAACGTAGTGAAAGCAACTTTTGACGCTTTATTACAATTACGTAATGCTGCAACTATTGCTAAGCAAAGAGGTATTTCTTTAGAGAAAGTTTTTAACGGTTAA
- the rpsD gene encoding 30S ribosomal protein S4 — MARYTGPKTKIARKFGEAIFGEDKSFEKRNYPPGQHGNARRRGKKSEYATQLMEKQKAKYSYGILERQFSNLFKKASASKGITGEVLLQLCESRLDNVVFRLGIANSRRGARQLVSHRHITVNGEIVNIPSYDVQAGDVIAVREKSKSLLAIENALAANSNVYEWLSWNSDLKSGTFIKAPERLQIPENIKEQLIVELYSK; from the coding sequence ATGGCTAGATATACAGGACCAAAAACTAAAATTGCTCGTAAGTTTGGTGAAGCAATTTTTGGAGAAGATAAATCTTTTGAAAAAAGAAATTACCCTCCAGGACAACACGGAAACGCAAGAAGAAGAGGTAAGAAATCGGAATATGCTACTCAGTTAATGGAAAAGCAAAAAGCGAAATATTCTTACGGAATTTTAGAGCGTCAATTTAGTAACTTATTTAAGAAAGCTTCTGCTTCTAAAGGAATTACTGGTGAGGTTTTATTACAATTATGTGAATCTCGTTTAGATAATGTTGTTTTCCGTTTAGGAATTGCTAACTCAAGAAGAGGTGCACGTCAATTAGTTTCTCACCGTCACATTACTGTGAATGGAGAAATTGTTAACATTCCTTCTTATGATGTACAAGCAGGTGATGTTATTGCTGTAAGAGAGAAATCTAAATCATTATTAGCAATTGAAAATGCTTTAGCTGCTAACAGTAATGTTTACGAATGGTTAAGCTGGAATTCTGATTTAAAGTCTGGTACTTTTATTAAAGCACCAGAGAGATTACAGATTCCTGAAAATATCAAGGAACAATTAATCGTAGAATTATATTCTAAATAA